From uncultured Desulfobacter sp.:
GCCTGCGATCAGGATATCATGGGGCCGGCCAATGAGCAGTGCCCAGTTCGTCCATACAGGGTTATACTCCCCATATCTGTCCACACTACCCTCCACCCGGCCGTAAATGGGAACCATATACCGCTCTTCTGTTCTGCGGATCAGCCAGGGCGACCGCCGGTTGGGCCAGTAATCGGGCTTTTCCTTCTGGTATCCGTTAACAATCACCTGTTTAAACAGGCCGTAATCATAGTTGATCCCGTACCCGAATCCCGGCATATTCAGGCAGGCCAGAGAATCAAGAAAACATGCTGCCAAACGCCCAAGCCCGCCGTTGCCCAGAGCCGGATCACGTTCTTTCTCCACCAAAAAGTCAAGATCAATACCCTTTTTTTCAAGAAACCTCTTACAACGGTTATATATACCTAAGTTCAATAAATTATTACTTAAAAGTCGTCCGATAAGAAATTCAAGCGACAGGTAATGCAAGCGTTTAGCGTCATTCTCCTGGTAGCGTTGCTGCGTATCATAACCAATATCGATAAGGTACTTGCCAACGGCATAGGAAACGGCGTTTAACTGATCATTTTCCGAGGCGTGCTCAAGCTGCTTGCCCAAAAAATACTTAATGTAATTGTTAAAGGAGGTCTCAAAATTTGAAAAATCAAAATAGGACATGCGTTGACTCCATACTGGACCCAGGGGCCTTAAATTGCCGGAAAACCTATACCGTAATAACCGAGTTATCTTCCCCCTGGAAGGGAGACGGCAGATAAATATCCGCACTTTCATCGTTGATCCAGCGGGTACCGTCCACCAGGTAGCGAAACTGGTAGGACCGTTCCAAATCAAGGTCAAGGACCGCAGAAAAATCTCCATTTTTGAGTTTTTTCATGGCCCCGGCATTTTCATCCCAATTGTTGAAATCACCAACCAGATTGACCGTTTCTGCAGGACCAATCACTTTTTCCTGCAATTTAAATCTGACCCTGCACACATTTTTGGTTTTAAGGTATTGCTTTTTAAACATGACGCCCTCCGAAATGGTTTTAAAGGATAGCTACCGTTGAAAGATAAACTTATGGATTTATTCTAATTTTTTAAAATAGCGGTGTCAACAGTTTGTATTCAAATCCTGATCTCGCAACGACGGGAAAACAAGCGCAGCAATTCTAAATTTAATAAAATATTATCTTTCCTGCCTGCTTTTTTCTTGCTCGCAGTATTATTTCGAGCAAGAGCACGAGCAAGATTAAGAGCAAGATGGCGTACGGACTCAAATTTAGAATTGCTGAAACAAGCGCCTTGATCATGGCCAAGGTTTCTATTATATAGATACGAATTCTAAACATGCTGCTAAGGAGCAACAAGATCATGACATTGCTAGACGGGAGCCTGGATGAACTTGAAATTCAGAT
This genomic window contains:
- a CDS encoding isoamylase early set domain-containing protein yields the protein MFKKQYLKTKNVCRVRFKLQEKVIGPAETVNLVGDFNNWDENAGAMKKLKNGDFSAVLDLDLERSYQFRYLVDGTRWINDESADIYLPSPFQGEDNSVITV